ATAACGATTTGGGGGTCCTGACCGTACTCCCGCTGCAGGTCGCGCCCCACGAGGTTGTTGAATATCTGGTCGGTTCCGCCCATCTCGATATCGGACTGGATGGCGACCGAGTCGTATCCCTGACACAGCGGATAGAGGATTTCGTGCATACCCAGCGGCTTGCCCTCGGCGAGGCGGTTCTGGAAGTCGTCGCGCTCCAGAATGCGCGCTACCGTGTATTTGGAGGCGAGCTGAATGACGTCCGCAAAGGTCATCTTGCCCAGCCAGTCGCTATTGTAGGAGATTTCAGTACGTTCGGGCATCAGGATGCGGTATAGCTGCTGCTGATAGGTACGGGCATTCGCCTCCACCTCCTCTCGCGAGAGCTGCGGCCGCGTCTTGCTGCGTCCGCTCGGGTCGCCAATCATGGCGGTGAAATCGCCGATGATCAGGCAGGCGATATGCCCGAACTGCTGAAACTGCCTCAGTTTGCGCAGCACTACCGCGAAACCGAGATGAATATCAGGCGCGGTGGGGTCCAGCCCCAGCTTCACGCGCAACGGTTTGCCCGTGCGCGCCGACTTCTCCAGCTTCTCGCGCAGCCCGTCTTCGGGAATAATTGCCGCCACCCCACGCTGAAGCACCTGCAGTTGTTGCTCGATACTCTCCTCCATGCTCTATCCCGTCCGGTAAAAAGGTGTGCCGTTGGGTTATGTTACCAAATCGGGACGCGGTTGCGCAACCTGGTACCAGCAGGTGAAGGCGACATTAACCCCCCTCTCCCGAAGCCTCGGGAGAGGGGCTGGGGGTGAGGGTAACCACCTGAACCAACGGTCAATCCTCGCCCTGCGCTTTGGTGAAGCCCGGCTGGCCGTCAAACTCGTGTAGCTTCTCGATATGCGTCCAGCGGTGCTTGCTGCTGATGCGCTGTAGCAGGTCGAAAGCCTGGGCATCTGTCAAATCGCCCCCGCCGTCGCGCAGGATGAACCGGCATCGCCAGTGGTC
This region of Bacillota bacterium genomic DNA includes:
- the tyrS gene encoding tyrosine--tRNA ligase, translating into MEESIEQQLQVLQRGVAAIIPEDGLREKLEKSARTGKPLRVKLGLDPTAPDIHLGFAVVLRKLRQFQQFGHIACLIIGDFTAMIGDPSGRSKTRPQLSREEVEANARTYQQQLYRILMPERTEISYNSDWLGKMTFADVIQLASKYTVARILERDDFQNRLAEGKPLGMHEILYPLCQGYDSVAIQSDIEMGGTDQIFNNLVGRDLQREYGQDPQIVIAMPLLVGLDGVEKMSKSLGNYIGITEPPDQMFGKVMSLPDELMVSYFELCTDVPMDEVRQIALGLNNGTLHPMEVKRRLAREIVGIYHGAEAAQEADREFMRVFSAREMPEDIPEYDVPADIVKDGRVWLPRLLAALDLVSSNSEGRRMIQQGAVEINGVRHADPNEEIEVTALHGAVIRVGKLRFARVR